The Deinococcus aestuarii genome window below encodes:
- a CDS encoding PDDEXK nuclease domain-containing protein, whose amino-acid sequence MTGDLALPGDYPALLGELKDRIRSAQTRAALAVNRELILLYWQMGQAILGRQQQAGWGAKVIDQLSRDLKREFPEMKGFSRSNLSSMQQFAATWPDEGTVQQLVGQLPWGHNIALMQKVKDPGQREWYARATVEHGWSRNVLIHQIEGRLRERQGQATTNFGRALPSPQSELAQQLLKDPYNFDFLTLHDEALERDLERGLLAHLRDFMLELGVGFAFVGSQVHLEVGGEDFYLDLLFYHLRLRCYIVIDLKIGEFKPEYVGKMNFYLSAADDLLRHPSDAPSIGLLLCRTQNKVIAEYALRGVDRPLGVSTYELAEALPQELRGQLPSVEELERELEGLGGQPNGADRGG is encoded by the coding sequence ATGACCGGTGACCTCGCGCTCCCCGGAGACTACCCGGCGCTGCTGGGGGAACTCAAAGACCGCATTCGGTCAGCCCAGACGCGGGCCGCCCTGGCGGTCAACCGCGAGCTGATCCTGCTGTACTGGCAGATGGGGCAGGCCATCTTGGGGCGGCAGCAGCAGGCCGGGTGGGGAGCGAAGGTCATCGACCAGCTCTCCCGGGACCTGAAGCGCGAGTTCCCGGAGATGAAGGGCTTCAGCCGCAGCAACCTGAGCTCCATGCAGCAGTTCGCGGCCACCTGGCCGGACGAGGGAACCGTCCAACAGCTTGTTGGACAACTCCCCTGGGGTCACAACATCGCCCTGATGCAGAAGGTCAAGGACCCCGGCCAGCGCGAGTGGTACGCCCGCGCCACGGTTGAGCACGGGTGGAGCCGCAACGTCCTGATCCACCAGATCGAGGGCCGCCTGCGCGAGCGCCAGGGCCAGGCCACCACCAACTTCGGGCGGGCCCTCCCAAGTCCGCAGTCCGAGCTGGCCCAGCAACTCCTCAAGGACCCGTACAACTTCGACTTCCTGACCCTGCACGATGAGGCCTTGGAGCGGGACCTGGAACGCGGGCTGCTCGCGCACCTGCGGGACTTCATGCTGGAACTGGGGGTGGGCTTCGCCTTCGTGGGGAGCCAGGTCCACCTGGAGGTGGGCGGCGAGGACTTCTACTTGGACCTGCTCTTCTACCATCTGCGGCTGCGCTGTTACATAGTGATTGACCTGAAGATCGGGGAGTTCAAACCCGAGTACGTCGGGAAGATGAACTTCTATCTCTCGGCGGCGGACGACCTGCTGCGGCATCCCAGCGACGCGCCCAGCATCGGCCTACTCTTGTGCCGCACCCAGAACAAGGTGATCGCCGAGTACGCCCTGCGCGGGGTGGACCGGCCCTTGGGCGTGAGTACCTACGAGCTGGCCGAGGCGCTGCCGCAGGAGCTGCGGGGGCAGTTGCCGAGCGTGGAGGAGCTGGAGCGGGAGCTGGAAGGGTTGGGAGGCCAGCCGAACGGGGCAGACCGCGGAGGGTAA
- a CDS encoding SMI1/KNR4 family protein, giving the protein MQSVWERLEAWLDEHLPDGLHSLRPGVSLADLERAEAHLGAPLPGDVRASYLRHDGQDDAGPELVPHGRLLPLGEVLDTWALWTELLRGGDFEGNAVEADEEVQPVWWHPGWIPVTSNGAGDALCVDTAPTSRGTVGQVIEVWHADPDRPLENSSFRQYLTDLAGGLERGVIAYDPGMHRLCED; this is encoded by the coding sequence ATGCAGAGCGTGTGGGAGCGTTTGGAGGCCTGGCTGGACGAGCACCTTCCTGACGGCCTGCACAGCCTGCGCCCGGGGGTGAGTTTGGCGGACCTTGAACGGGCAGAGGCGCATCTGGGCGCACCTCTGCCCGGGGATGTGCGCGCGTCGTACCTGCGACACGACGGTCAGGACGACGCGGGCCCTGAGCTGGTGCCTCACGGCCGCCTGCTGCCGTTGGGCGAGGTGTTGGACACCTGGGCGCTGTGGACGGAGTTGCTGCGTGGCGGCGACTTCGAGGGCAACGCGGTGGAGGCGGACGAGGAGGTCCAGCCCGTGTGGTGGCACCCCGGGTGGATTCCCGTGACGAGCAATGGCGCGGGGGACGCCCTGTGCGTGGATACGGCGCCCACCAGTCGGGGCACGGTGGGCCAGGTGATCGAGGTGTGGCACGCGGACCCCGACCGGCCGCTGGAGAACAGCAGCTTTCGGCAGTACCTCACCGATCTGGCAGGTGGGCTGGAACGTGGCGTGATCGCTTACGACCCGGGGATGCACCGGCTGTGTGAGGACTAA
- a CDS encoding excalibur calcium-binding domain-containing protein — translation MRALLALAALVLGTVQAQATGALTLRFLDVGQGDAVLITSPEGKSILYDGGRSEARIQALLKGYGVQSLDLVAASHGDADHITGLVPAVRLFKPKFFLNNGIAPTSQTWGKLTAAVQQAGTQGLLARDQVINLGSVRVTVLPPPPGMPRDEQNVNSVGLLIQYGSFRALMTGDSETPETQAWLRKYPASVLGNIDVYKSIHHGAANGDHSAWLAVVQPKNVVIGVGPNNYGHPTSQALELYRRAGATVYRTDRQGTVTVVVQANGRFAITSEKGAPVPANQGTTSGAASHPATPASPVYRSCAQARAAGVTPLRRGQPGYSTSLDRDGDGIACE, via the coding sequence GTGAGGGCCTTGCTCGCGCTCGCGGCCCTGGTGCTGGGGACGGTGCAGGCCCAGGCGACCGGGGCCCTCACGCTGCGCTTCCTCGACGTGGGGCAGGGGGACGCGGTGCTCATCACGAGCCCCGAGGGGAAGTCGATTCTGTACGACGGGGGTCGTTCGGAAGCCCGAATCCAGGCCCTGCTCAAGGGGTACGGGGTGCAGAGCCTCGACCTGGTGGCGGCGAGCCACGGCGACGCCGACCACATTACCGGGCTGGTGCCGGCCGTGCGGTTGTTCAAACCGAAATTCTTCCTCAACAACGGGATCGCTCCAACTTCCCAGACCTGGGGCAAGCTCACGGCGGCCGTCCAGCAGGCGGGGACCCAGGGGTTGCTCGCCCGGGATCAGGTGATCAACCTGGGCAGCGTGCGGGTGACCGTGCTGCCGCCTCCGCCGGGAATGCCCAGGGACGAGCAGAACGTGAACAGCGTCGGCCTGCTGATCCAGTACGGCTCCTTCCGGGCGTTGATGACGGGGGACAGCGAGACCCCGGAGACGCAGGCGTGGCTGAGGAAGTACCCGGCCAGCGTGCTAGGCAACATCGACGTGTACAAGAGTATCCACCACGGGGCCGCGAACGGCGACCACTCCGCCTGGTTAGCTGTCGTGCAACCGAAGAACGTGGTGATCGGGGTGGGCCCGAACAACTACGGACACCCGACCTCGCAGGCCCTGGAACTGTACCGGCGGGCGGGGGCGACGGTGTACCGCACCGACCGGCAGGGCACGGTGACCGTCGTGGTCCAGGCAAACGGGCGGTTTGCGATCACCAGCGAGAAGGGGGCTCCCGTCCCGGCCAACCAGGGCACGACCTCGGGGGCGGCCTCCCATCCGGCCACACCCGCTTCCCCGGTGTACCGGAGTTGCGCTCAGGCGCGGGCAGCGGGCGTGACCCCCCTGCGAAGAGGCCAGCCCGGGTACAGTACGTCCCTGGACCGGGACGGGGACGGCATCGCCTGCGAGTAG
- a CDS encoding DUF3006 domain-containing protein, which translates to MSQENSEAADVLSAVWVVDGLEGHLARVELEDGEIVDMALASLPRGVKEGDVLRVVVEGGDFSLELDPAETARRRTSAQAALNALNMAAPGGEIDL; encoded by the coding sequence ATGTCACAGGAGAACTCGGAAGCTGCGGACGTGTTGAGCGCCGTGTGGGTTGTGGACGGTCTTGAAGGTCACCTTGCCCGCGTGGAACTGGAGGATGGCGAGATAGTGGATATGGCGCTCGCCAGCCTGCCCCGTGGAGTGAAGGAGGGCGACGTGCTCCGCGTCGTGGTCGAGGGTGGGGACTTCTCGCTCGAACTCGACCCGGCAGAGACGGCCCGGCGCCGCACGTCGGCCCAGGCTGCACTCAACGCCCTGAACATGGCCGCTCCCGGCGGGGAGATTGACTTGTGA